The Antricoccus suffuscus genome has a segment encoding these proteins:
- a CDS encoding HYR domain-containing protein, whose protein sequence is MTASDANGAVVTFDATATDLVSGDVPVSCMPPSGSVFAIGTTTVTCTASDRTATVGVMSARAAVQSDPGNLATGTFTVTVQAQPVAPPTNGTPPGATDSSATNPTPSGATASTTARALASTGSPLSSLGIAAIAAILLGGVLLVTGTRRGPRRDW, encoded by the coding sequence GTGACGGCGAGCGACGCCAATGGTGCCGTGGTCACGTTTGATGCCACGGCCACTGACCTCGTGAGCGGTGACGTACCTGTGAGCTGCATGCCGCCGTCCGGCTCGGTGTTCGCGATCGGGACCACAACGGTGACCTGTACAGCCTCGGACCGCACGGCGACCGTGGGAGTTATGAGTGCGCGGGCCGCAGTGCAGAGCGACCCAGGAAATCTCGCTACCGGTACCTTCACGGTTACCGTCCAAGCGCAACCGGTAGCACCGCCCACCAATGGAACACCGCCAGGAGCGACCGACTCGTCTGCAACGAATCCGACGCCCTCGGGAGCGACCGCCTCGACAACGGCGCGCGCTCTGGCCAGTACCGGGTCACCGCTTAGTAGCCTTGGGATCGCCGCGATCGCCGCAATCCTGCTTGGGGGAGTGCTGCTGGTCACGGGCACTCGCCGCGGGCCACGACGCGACTGGTAA
- a CDS encoding ABC transporter substrate-binding protein, with product MKRAPKILAGLICAGLVMSGCGAAPDRKTAAETENYGNAIKLAKDYDPNGHFEFAYTSYPASWDPTKSINGGDRTMYGPVYDRLLLEDAAGKIHPMLAEEFTASADNKTLTLKLRAGLKFSDGTPFDAQAVKFNLDRNRGEGSRIAGELHQIESVEVVDPSTVNLHLSGGIAPITVGLANFGGTMVSPAAVQAGTIDAKPVGIGPYLATKVEAGSKVEYEKTPGYWDPDAQRVATMTYQYMPDDQTRISALMSGTVDGASVNPDELDTADGAGMVPIVRPAAPFIYFMVNTAKGPFADPEVRKALNMAIDRKAISEGLYDGYCTPQIQPFPKGGPGYSEKLGDGLDVFPYDPKAAKKIMEKAGVTKLDVATAAPTVTIYTKFAEILQDQLADIGINLEIHSLPPNAQVQEFAIDKVTETFTSIYTGMNDPDTVMSRYLNLGALYNTGGTEYPELEKYGAEGAASLDPAKRKPAYEKFMDAWVENPPHLIPVCTIHLASAYAKNVSGVAQNASGAPNLRGVAVTKK from the coding sequence CGGTTGTGGCGCCGCGCCAGACCGGAAGACGGCGGCAGAGACCGAGAACTACGGCAACGCCATCAAACTCGCCAAGGACTACGACCCCAACGGCCACTTCGAATTCGCCTACACAAGCTATCCGGCGAGCTGGGATCCGACCAAGAGCATCAATGGCGGCGACAGGACCATGTACGGGCCGGTGTATGACCGACTGCTGCTCGAGGATGCGGCCGGGAAGATCCATCCGATGCTTGCCGAGGAGTTCACGGCCTCGGCGGACAACAAGACGCTGACCCTCAAGCTACGCGCGGGCCTAAAGTTCTCCGACGGTACGCCGTTCGACGCCCAGGCGGTCAAGTTCAACCTCGATCGGAATCGCGGCGAGGGTAGCCGTATCGCAGGGGAGCTTCACCAGATCGAGTCCGTCGAGGTCGTCGATCCGTCCACAGTCAACTTGCACCTCAGCGGTGGCATCGCTCCGATAACGGTGGGGCTCGCCAATTTCGGCGGCACCATGGTCTCCCCGGCGGCGGTGCAGGCCGGGACCATTGACGCAAAGCCGGTTGGTATCGGGCCGTACCTGGCGACGAAGGTGGAAGCCGGCAGCAAAGTGGAATACGAGAAGACGCCGGGATACTGGGATCCTGACGCTCAGCGAGTCGCCACGATGACGTACCAATACATGCCCGACGATCAGACGCGGATCAGCGCGTTGATGTCCGGGACGGTAGATGGGGCAAGCGTCAATCCCGACGAGCTCGACACCGCCGACGGGGCCGGTATGGTGCCCATCGTCCGGCCGGCCGCGCCGTTTATCTACTTCATGGTCAACACGGCCAAGGGCCCGTTTGCAGATCCTGAGGTGCGCAAGGCGCTGAACATGGCGATCGACCGGAAGGCGATCTCGGAGGGTCTGTACGACGGGTACTGCACACCGCAGATCCAACCATTCCCGAAGGGTGGCCCCGGATATAGCGAGAAGCTCGGTGACGGACTTGACGTCTTCCCCTACGATCCCAAGGCCGCCAAGAAGATCATGGAGAAGGCCGGCGTAACGAAGCTTGACGTCGCGACCGCCGCGCCGACCGTCACGATCTACACCAAGTTCGCCGAGATTCTTCAGGACCAACTCGCCGATATCGGCATTAACCTCGAGATCCACTCGCTGCCGCCGAATGCGCAGGTGCAGGAGTTCGCGATCGACAAGGTGACCGAGACCTTCACTTCTATCTACACCGGGATGAACGATCCGGACACGGTCATGAGCCGCTACCTTAACCTCGGCGCGCTCTACAACACTGGCGGCACGGAATACCCCGAACTCGAGAAGTACGGCGCGGAAGGCGCGGCCTCGCTAGATCCGGCCAAACGTAAGCCGGCGTACGAAAAGTTCATGGATGCCTGGGTCGAGAACCCGCCCCATCTGATCCCGGTGTGCACGATCCACCTCGCATCGGCGTACGCCAAAAACGTGTCGGGTGTCGCCCAGAACGCCAGTGGAGCGCCCAATCTGCGCGGTGTTGCGGTCACTAAGAAGTAA